In the genome of Triticum urartu cultivar G1812 chromosome 5, Tu2.1, whole genome shotgun sequence, one region contains:
- the LOC125555453 gene encoding uncharacterized protein LOC125555453: MQGVCVNYLVQLGIRLLPILSHASAMNRLLRRSRSADLDSPSPDGRPLFASPVVRTPSATDRGEEDVAAGAPAGSSSSQARGIQFPGASAPTAALSRPPETALRTAGSTPVPHPAGAQIPAPDAGTAGPSSSAPGLPSSIAHLFHRKLDLDAGNYSKWRQHFYVICSRHNVQHHLDVPADPRRQSAIWRNDDLTIVLWMYEVIAEDLQDVVMSPTSTAYDVWVQLHMLFRDNTPGRAIILEAEFHNLVQGDMSVAEYNRCLKTHSAALGKVGFLITDQALNLQLICGLSRRFQVMATLLPMQNPFPTFVQARSCLLMEELSANKRARLDGQGSGAPTALAIGPAPDRGVDRGPAPSGDKGKGPVSSPTSDTRSRGRGRPRPWRPGLFRRRLLLGLPPSRWARHYLNTCRPPLAGVLCAVGHSVPPAAPATPRALVRAERRYRPRATPSSTTPGVPRRWAVRRCGRPLLGAVPPAERRPSQPVAAAARRRRARVVPRHGRHLPRRWTS; encoded by the exons ATGCAAGGTGTGTGCGTGAATTATCTTGTCCAGCTTGGTATCAGACTTCTCCCGATCCTCTCTCACGCTTCGGCCATGAACCGCCTGCTCCGCCGCTCCCGCTCGGCTGACCTCGACTCTCCCAGTCCAGACGGCCGCCCCCTCTTCGCCTCGCCCGTGGTCCGCACCCCCTCCGCCACGGATCGGGGCGAGGAGGACGTCGCTGCTGGCGCGCCCGCAGGCTCCTCTTCCTCTCAGGCGCGCGGGATCCAGTTTCCCGGGGCGTCTGCCCCAACCGCGGCCCTCTCACGGCCGCCGGAGACCGCCCTGCGCACCGCTGGGAGCACCCCTGTGCCCCACCCTGCCGGCGCCCAGATCCCGGCGCCCGACGCCGGCACTGCTGGCCCCTCGTCTTCTGCACCCGGGCTGCCCTCCTCCATCGCCCACCTCTTCCATCGCAAGCTCGACCTCGACGCGGGTAACTATTCAAAGTGGCGCCAGCATTTTTATGTCATCTGCAGTCGCCATAACGTGCAGCACCACCTTGACGTCCCGGCCGACCCCCGCCGCCAGAGCGCCATCTGGCGCAACGACGATCTTACGATCGTGCTGTGGATGTACGAGGTCATCGCCGAGGACCTCCAGGACGTCGTCATGTCCCCCACGAGCACGGCGTACGACGTCTGGGTGCAGCTTCACATGCTCTTCCGGGACAACACCCCGGGCCGCGCCATCATCCTCGAGGCGGAGTTCCACAATCTGGTGCAGGGAGACATGTCCGTCGCCGAGTACAATCGCTGCCTGAAGACACACTCTGCCGCGCTCGGCAAGGTCGGCTTCCTCATCACCGACCAGGCGCTCAACCTCCAACTCATTTGCGGGCTCAGTCGCCGCTTCCAGGTCATGGCAACCCTTCTGCCGATGCAGAACCCCTTCCCTACCTTCGTCCAAGCCCGCTCGTGCCTGCTCATGGAGGAGCTCTCCGCGAACAAACGCGCTCGGCTGGATGGGCAGGGATCGGGCGCGCCTACCGCTCTCGCCATTGGCCCCGCTCCCGATCGCGGCGTTGATCGCGGCCCCGCTCCCTCTGGTGACAAGGGAAAGGGGCCCGTTTCTTCTCCAACTAGCGACACCCGCTCCCGTGGTCGTGGACGGCCGCGGCCGTGGCGCCCCGGCCTCTTCCGGCGCCGGCTCCTCCTCGGGCTCCCCCCCTCGCGCTGGGCGCGGCACTACCTCAACACCTGCCGCCCGCCCCTGGCTGGGGTACTTTGCGCCGTGGGACACTCCGTTCCCCCGGCAGCCCCCGCAACTCCACGCGCCTTGGTCCGCGCCGAACGCCGCTATCGTCCTCGGGCCACGCCCTCCTCCACCACACCAGGCGTACCACGCCGCTGGGCCGTCCGCCGCTGTGGGCGGCCCCTCCTGGGAGCAGTACCACCAGCTGAACGCCGCCCTTCACAACCTGTCGCTGCAGCAGCAAGGCGGCGCCGCGCCCGAGTGGTTCCTCGACACGGGCGCCACCTCCCACGTCGCTG GACCTCGTGA